The Aeromonas jandaei genomic interval GGCGCGGCGCTCAAGAAAACCCGTGCCGAGCTCGACAAGGCGTGGAACGAGGCGAAAACCTATCGCCACAGCGGCGTCAGCCAACCCAAGAAAGAGGAAAAAGCAGGCCCCTACAAGCACCTGCTGACCGGCGTCTCCTTCATGCTGCCGATGGTGGTGGCGGGCGGTCTTATCATCGCGCTCTCGTTTGTGTTCGGTATCGAAGCGTTCAAGGTGGAAGGCACTCTGGCCGCCGCTCTGATGAAGATCGGTGGTGGCTCCGCCTTTGCCCTGATGATCCCGGTGCTGGCCGGTTACATTGCCTACTCCATCGCTGACCGCCCGGGTCTCGCCCCCGGCATGATCGGCGGTATGCTGGCAAGCTCGCTGGGCGCCGGTTTCCTTGGCGGCATCGTGGCCGGTTTCCTGGCCGGTTACAGCGCCAAGTACCTGAGTGACAAGGTGCGCCTGCCGGTGACCCTGGAAGCACTCAAGCCGATCCTTATCATTCCGCTGTTTGCCAGCCTCTTTACCGGTCTGGTGATGATCTACGTCGTCGGTGGCCCGGTCGCCGGCATCATGAATGCCATGACCACCTTCCTCAACAACATGGGCTCTGCCAACGCCGTGCTGCTTGGTGTCATCATCGGCGCCATGATGTGCTTCGACATGGGCGGCCCGGTCAACAAGGCGGCCTATGCCTTCGGTGTTGGCCTGCTGGCCTCCAAAACCTACGCCCCGATGGCTGCGGTAATGGCCGCCGGTATGGTGCCGGCGCTGGGGATGGGGATCGCCACCTTCCTGGCCCGCACCAAGTTCATCAAGGCGGAGCAGGAAGCGGGCAAAGCCTCCTTCGTGCTGGGTCTGTGCTTTATCTCCGAGGGGGCCATTCCGTTTGCCGCCAAGGATCCGATGCGGGTCATCCCGGCCTGCATGGTCGGCGGCGCCCTGACCGGTGCGCTCTCCATGCTGTTCGGCTGCGAACTGATGGCCCCCCACGGCGGTCTGTTCGTGCTGTTCATCCCGCACGCCATCAGCAATGTCATGATGTATATCGTGGCGATTGCGGCAGGCTCGCTGCTGACCGGTGTCTCCTACGCCATGCTCAAGCGCGGCGAAGAGCAGGCCAAACTGGCCACGGCATAAGCCTTGCCACCCGGCAACACGTCATAACCAAGAGCGGCCTGCGGGCCGCTTTTTGTTTTGCTGGGGAATTGATGAGCTATGAGGAGGATTACTGGTAGGCAGAGGTTAAAAATCCCAGCCAGATTGTTCTGGCTGCTCGGGTTGAGCTCCTTCCTGTGCTTTGCGGCGGGCGGCTTCAACCCGCGCCTTGCGGGCACGGCACAGACGCATTACATCCTGCTGCTGGGCGGGGGTCATGGCGAGCCAGTTGAAACGCTCTTCGCGGCTGCGCAAACACCCTTTGCAGTAGCCCTTGTTGTTCACTTCGCAGACCCCGATGCAGGGACTCTGCAGCGGGAAGATCTCGAGCTGTTCCATCCATCACCTCGCACATCCTGTCACCTTGTTATAACCCAGCTGTCACCTTTGGCGAAATCCCTCTTCAAGTGATTGATGTCGTTTGCTTTCCCCCTGCAAATTTGGCATCTTCCCCGCCGAGCATGGCTATTGGCGTTATATGAGGACATATGAATAAACACGCGTACTGGCTGACCGCCGTGGTGCTGGGTCTGGCCGGTTGTGCAGGCAACTCTGAACAAGCTCAGGTGCCCAAAAAACAGACCGACAACAGATGTTTCCTGAACTGCGAGGTGCCGGTAAATCTGGGCAAGCAGTATCTGGACGGCACCTTGCCGGGGGAGCTGGTCAGGGTTGAGCGGGTCAATAGCCGTGCGCGAGCCGATTACAGCAAGTTTGGCCCGCAGAGCCGGTTGGTGCTGGAGCGCTCCGGCAAGATGAACCGCCGTTATGGCGAGCTCTATCACAAGCTCTCCCGCTGGGTGGCCAACGGCGGCAACCCTGCCGACATCACCCGGTACGGCATCAGCCTGGCCCAACTGGGCGGGGCGGATCGGATGGGTAACGTGCTCTTCACCGGCTACTACTCGCCGGTGCTGGAGGTGCGTCGTCGCCCCGATGCCAAGTACAAATATCCTATCTATGCCATGCCCAACTGTGGCAGCCGTTGTCCGACCCGGGCCCAGATCCATCAGGGGGCGCTGGCCAACCGCGGGCTGGAGCTGGGTTACAGCAAATCCCTTATCGACAACTT includes:
- the fruA gene encoding PTS fructose transporter subunit IIBC, whose amino-acid sequence is MKAILVTACPAGIATSFLAAKRIEQQAKLAGWELTLDVGSSVQPRQIPSKEQIAVADLVLVVASAPVDLAAYDGKRVYQGSMDLALQDPAALLEAATSGASVYRHQAASAVANAAAKPAAAGKRIVAVTACPTGVAHTFMSAEALETMAKQLGYQIRVETQGSVGAQNALTAEEIASADLVFLATDIEVDMARFDGKPVYRTSTGAALKKTRAELDKAWNEAKTYRHSGVSQPKKEEKAGPYKHLLTGVSFMLPMVVAGGLIIALSFVFGIEAFKVEGTLAAALMKIGGGSAFALMIPVLAGYIAYSIADRPGLAPGMIGGMLASSLGAGFLGGIVAGFLAGYSAKYLSDKVRLPVTLEALKPILIIPLFASLFTGLVMIYVVGGPVAGIMNAMTTFLNNMGSANAVLLGVIIGAMMCFDMGGPVNKAAYAFGVGLLASKTYAPMAAVMAAGMVPALGMGIATFLARTKFIKAEQEAGKASFVLGLCFISEGAIPFAAKDPMRVIPACMVGGALTGALSMLFGCELMAPHGGLFVLFIPHAISNVMMYIVAIAAGSLLTGVSYAMLKRGEEQAKLATA
- a CDS encoding DUF1289 domain-containing protein — translated: MEQLEIFPLQSPCIGVCEVNNKGYCKGCLRSREERFNWLAMTPAQQQDVMRLCRARKARVEAARRKAQEGAQPEQPEQSGWDF